Below is a genomic region from Microbulbifer sp. ALW1.
ACCGTGATGCAGGAAAACCCGGGGCTCTCGATCATGATTGAAGGCCACACGGATAGCGACGGCGATGCCGGGGCCAATCAGAAGTTGTCTGAATCCCGTGCGCAGGCGGTGATGAAGATGCTGACCGATGCCGGTATCGATGCCACCCGTATCAAGGCGGTGGGCGTGGGCTCCGCCGACCCGGTGGCGAGCAACGACACCGAAGAGGGCAAGCAGAAGAACCGTCGTATCGTGGTGAAGGTGACCTCCTTCGAGTAGAAATGATCGACAGTGAATGCCTGAAAAAGAAAACCCGCGGTTCGCCGCGGGTTTTCTTTTTGCTGGAGCAATAAATTTAATTGCGGTACTTGTCCCGATAAGCGCCGGGTGCGAGACCGGTCCATTTCTTGAAGGCGCGGTTGAAGGCGCTGGGCTCGGAAAAACCCAGGCGCTCGGCAATTTCGGCCACTGCGGTTTCCTGTTGTTTGAGCTGGTACATGGCCATATCCCGGCGCACGGAATCCTTGATGTCCTGCCAGCTGTTGCCTTCGTCTTTCAGGCGTCGACGCAGTGTCTGTGGCGAGGTGAACAGGCGCTCGGCCACATCGTCCAGGGACAGGTTCTCGATGCTGTTGTGGCTTTGCAGCATGCGGCGGATGCGGCCGGTGAAACTGTTATCGGACTTATATTGGGTCAGCAGGCACTCAGGGGCGCGGGCGAGGAATTCACTCAGCTGCTGGGCGTCGCGCACCAGCGGCATGTTCAGGTAGCGGGTGCTGAATACCAGGCAGCTTTCCTGCTGGTGAAAGTAGTGCCGGCAGGGGAACATATCGCTGTAGTCTTCGTCGTAATCCGGTGGCGGAAAGGCCAGGTGTACCCGTTCCAGCAAAATGGTGCGGTCGATCAGCCAGCTGAAAAAACGCAGCCAGATGACCGCCAGGGATTCGACAAAATTCTGGTTCGGTAACTGTTTCTGGTTGCCGTGATGGAAAATCAGGCGGGCCTCTTCCCCATCTTCCACCAGTTTGATGTGCAGGTCGTCACTGACCATGCTGACAAAGCGCCCGGAGCGCAGCAGGGCCCGCCGCAAATTGGGGCAGGTGATGGTGGCATGGGCCATCATCGCAAAGGTACCGCGCAGCCAGGGGCGCGCCAGGTAACCGCCAGACTCATCCCCCAGCTGATCCCACAACAGGCGCAACAGAAGGGCCAGTTGCTCGCGGCCAATACGGGCGTCGTTGCGGATGGTGGTGGCGGGCTCGATACCGGCGCTCAGCAGCAGCTGGTCGGTGTCGACGCCCGCGGCCTTGGCCCCGGCGAGGTGGGCAAATACCGCGGCCGCCAGAATGCCGGGGTCCTTGTGGCCCGCGTCAGACTGCTCATGGTCGAGGGCTTGGTTTTCTGTCTCCACGGTCACGATTCCCGGCTCCGGTGTCGTTGAGGGGGAGTGCATTGTTATTACGCACCTGAATGGGGGGATTATGCAAAAAGGTGCATAAAAAGTCCCGCTTCCGGGAAATTGGGAAATCAATGTGCTACAAATGGTTTTTCTGTCGTCTGCCAACCGCCAATCTAAAAACTACAGGAAGTGATCATGGACAAAGCCATTACCTGTGCACTCAACCCCACCATCTGCCGCCGTCTGCTGATTACCTATCTGATCGAGCAGTTACCGCGCCCCAACAATCCTGCGCTGGAGGAGGTGACAGGTTGGCCGCGGCGCACGGTGCAGGACGTGATCGCCAAGGGGTTGCCGGGGCACGGCACTCAGGTGGAGTTTGTGCAGCAGGGGGTGCGCAATAACGACGGTTATTACGAACTGAAAGACTGGGGTTCGATCGATGGCAGCTGGGTGCGGGCGCACCTGGAAGAGATTGCTGCCGTACTGGAGCTGGCGCCGGAGCGGATTCCGGCGCCCTAGGCTCTTTGGCGTAGCCGTTACTGCGGGGCGGCGGCCTTCTGCAGTATGTCGTTCACCTTCTGCAGTAGCGCTGGATCATTGCGCAGCTGGGTGGCAATGCCCTGGTATTCTTCTTTGCTCAGGCCCGCGCCCTGCACCGCGGCGACCATTTTGGACTGGGCTTCCACGTTGATGGCTTCGGCAGCTGCGGCATCCGCGGCCGCTTTGATCTTGGGCGCGTATTCCTGGCTCAGGGTGACAATGGAGCGGTAGGCATCGGCAAATTTCTGTAGCTGCGCGTCGCTCACAGCGGTTTCTGCAAAGGCACTGGAAACGGCGAGAGCCAGTGCGAGTGCGGCGGAGTAAATGGCGGTCGGCTTCATGAGCACCTCTCGTTATTGAGATCACGCATCTGTGCGGAGTGCACGCCCAGCGTCGGATGAGGGCTACAGAGCCTTGGCGGTGTTGAGGCGCTGTCTGCTTAGGGTAGTTGGTATTCAGGCCCGTTTGGGCCATTTGCCGCCAGTCTGCACCGGCGGCGGTCGTTTTGTGTGGCAGTGCCAACTCACCGTTTGTGCGGCGTCAAAAAAGTCCGAGGAATTTTTTGCGTTTTTTCAGTGAGGCCTCGCAACTATTGAGTTGTCGCTGGTAGCTCTGGGCCCTGGTTGAAACCTTCTGAGCGACATTTTTTAGCCATTTTTTGTTGCGGTAGGTGCGGCGATTAAAGCCTCCCTGACCCTCGTGGTAGGCGAGGTACAGGCTGTAGGTATCGTTCGGCTTGATCCGGCACTGGCGCTGGCTGGTGTTGTGGTACCAACCGACAAAGTCGATGGCATCGGCGAAATCGTCGCGGTCACCGCCGTAGTTGCCGGTGGAGCGCTGGTAGCCTTTCCAGGTGGGGCCCAGTGCCTGGGCGTAACCGTAGGCATCCGAAGGGCGCGGTCCGGGAATTATCCACAGGATCTTGGTGCGCGGCGGTTTGGCGTCGTGCACAAAGCGGGACTCCTGGTGCAGTGTGGCCATCATAGTGGCGATGGGGGTATTCCACTTGCGTGAGGACTTGGCGGCGTCGTGATACCAGTCGTCTTTCTCGCGAAAGATCTCGCAGATATTGTCGGTATTACTGGGTGGGGTAGTGGCGCAGCCCGCCATCAACAGCATGGGCAGGGCGAGCAACGCCAGTTTCAGTTTCTTATTCTTATGAATCATCAGCTTCCAAATGATTGTTGCTTAGATTGTTACTTAGATTGTTGCTCAGACTTTTGATTTGATCGTCTTCACGCCATCGGCGGTGCCGAGCAGCAATATGTCTGCGGGGCGGGCCGCAAAGAGGCCATTGGTGACCACACCGGTGATATTGTTGATGGCGTCTTCCAATGCCAGGGGCTTGGCGATCTGCATATTGTGCACGTCGAGAATGACATTGCCATTGTCGGTCGTCACTCCCTCGCGGTACACCGGGTCTCCACCCAGCTTCACCAGCTCGCGGGCAACATAGGAACGCGCCATCGGAATGACTTCGACCGGCAGTGGGAAGTTGCCCAGCACTTCGACCCATTTGCTGCCGTCGGCGATACACACAAACTCTTCGGAGCAGGCCGCCACAATTTTCTCGCGGGTGAGCGCGGCGCCGCCACCCTTGATCAGCTGCAGCAGCGGGTTAGTTTCATCGGCGCCGTCCACGTAGACACGGATGCTGTCCACCGCGTTGAGGTCGTACACGGGAATACCGTGGGACTTGAGGCGCTCGGCGGAGGCGTCGGAGCTGGCGACGGTGCCGTCAAACAGGCCCTTTTTCTCCGCGAGGAAATCGATGAAGTAATTGGCGGTAGAGCCGGTACCGACGCCGACAATGGTGTCGGCATCCAGCATGGGGGTGATGTATTCCACCGCGGCGCGGGCGACGTCCTGTTTCAGTTGATCCTGGTTCATAGCTGGTCCCGTAAGGCTGTCCTGTAAGGAA
It encodes:
- the rpiA gene encoding ribose-5-phosphate isomerase RpiA, encoding MNQDQLKQDVARAAVEYITPMLDADTIVGVGTGSTANYFIDFLAEKKGLFDGTVASSDASAERLKSHGIPVYDLNAVDSIRVYVDGADETNPLLQLIKGGGAALTREKIVAACSEEFVCIADGSKWVEVLGNFPLPVEVIPMARSYVARELVKLGGDPVYREGVTTDNGNVILDVHNMQIAKPLALEDAINNITGVVTNGLFAARPADILLLGTADGVKTIKSKV
- a CDS encoding AraC family transcriptional regulator gives rise to the protein MHSPSTTPEPGIVTVETENQALDHEQSDAGHKDPGILAAAVFAHLAGAKAAGVDTDQLLLSAGIEPATTIRNDARIGREQLALLLRLLWDQLGDESGGYLARPWLRGTFAMMAHATITCPNLRRALLRSGRFVSMVSDDLHIKLVEDGEEARLIFHHGNQKQLPNQNFVESLAVIWLRFFSWLIDRTILLERVHLAFPPPDYDEDYSDMFPCRHYFHQQESCLVFSTRYLNMPLVRDAQQLSEFLARAPECLLTQYKSDNSFTGRIRRMLQSHNSIENLSLDDVAERLFTSPQTLRRRLKDEGNSWQDIKDSVRRDMAMYQLKQQETAVAEIAERLGFSEPSAFNRAFKKWTGLAPGAYRDKYRN
- a CDS encoding DUF4168 domain-containing protein, whose translation is MKPTAIYSAALALALAVSSAFAETAVSDAQLQKFADAYRSIVTLSQEYAPKIKAAADAAAAEAINVEAQSKMVAAVQGAGLSKEEYQGIATQLRNDPALLQKVNDILQKAAAPQ
- a CDS encoding helix-turn-helix domain-containing protein: MDKAITCALNPTICRRLLITYLIEQLPRPNNPALEEVTGWPRRTVQDVIAKGLPGHGTQVEFVQQGVRNNDGYYELKDWGSIDGSWVRAHLEEIAAVLELAPERIPAP